DNA from Ananas comosus cultivar F153 linkage group 12, ASM154086v1, whole genome shotgun sequence:
AGCGACGGGAGGCGATGAGGGAAGAGGGGAAGAGGAGGGCCATGGGAGGGCGGAGGCGGGAGAGGGAGGCGGACGTGAGGCGAAGGACGGTGGAGAAGGCCATTTGCGAGCGGAGGTGGATGAGCGAGAGGAAACCCTAGGGTTGCGTTCCAAAAGCGTCGGGTTCTCTCCTACTACtgggagaagaagaggggggAGTACGCCATCGCCATGGGAGAGGAGGAGTAGGGTTTTTGTGAGGGTTTTGGAGAGGATTTTGTGAGCgggagaggaggaaggggaCAAATGGAGTGTACTGTTGTAGTGTTACGTATATATATTGGGCCCGTGTCTCTGAAAAAGCTATTGTGGGCCGCACGTGCCGAGCACGTGGCTATTAACTGAGCGAACTCGGCCCGGTTTCACTGTTGGATTCGGACCCAACGGAGCCTGGGATGTGGGTTGGGCCAGGgcattcaaattggaggaccaAAATATAGGACCAAAGTcctgagggtttttttttttttttccgtgaGAAAGGTAAAAGGTATCACACCATCTGCttcatacatatttttttatagaaataaactttAGCTTAAAATATTAAACAATTAGATTTCGAACTTAGAACCTCGAGTACTAATCAGTGAGCCCTTTGCAAGTAATTAAAAGGATTTAGTATGGTTTTAAAGCAGTGTTAGGCCCGTTGTAAGTTGCGGTGCTACTTGATAAAATGATGTTTCAGCGCGAAGAATTATACTTAAACATCCTCAACAACTTTCCTTCGAAGCAGAACTAAAGGCTTTGAAACAcagcttctatttttttttctaagctCAAAACCTTATCTCAGCTTTCTGGCGTGGAGTAagtacaacaacaacaacaacaacaacagcaagaCGAAATCTTAATTTTAGGGACATTTTATTTAAGGACGTCTTTAATTACTACTGTGTATTTAGTGTTGCTTCTCAGAGTGGATAAGATGAGCCTTTTGCTTCTGTTTCTGCTGCAGCCGAAAAATTTCTAATGGACAAATGTATTGCAGTTCTTCGAGTAATTCTACTCAATTACTTGCTTTTTACAAGTTTCGATGGACCTACTAAAATGCCCCGATTTTGCCACAGCGAAAAGCATTTCAAGCTTTTAAGATTGCAATTAAAATAGAACTAAAACACCAGATTAGAACTTAAATTTTCCCACACAACAACCCAACAACTTATAAGAAGTACACACCCTTGAGTTTTATGTCTGACACACTGATACTAAAATTGAACAATCACATAGAAACTATCATATTCGcgaaagagggaaaaagaaaatgaaaaagagaaaactgCAGAGaatattattcaaattttagaaaatcaGAAGAGAGAAAATTGGAGGTAGAGTGATTAATTCAAGGGCATTTGGGTCCTCCTCTCTTTGTTTTCCAGTTGTTGTAGCAGGGGCAAGACTCCTTGTGAGCATAAGTCCCAGGAGGAACACACTTGCATTTGAAACAGCACTCTTGGCAGAAGAACAAGCATGGCTTTTTATAAGCTGTTTTGGAGCACCTATATTGGCATGCCCCTGGGcactctagaaaaaaaaaaaaaaaattttaaaggaaaaaCACAAAAATGTTAGTTACAGTTGCATAGATCTTCAGATCAAATTATACACAGGTGTTCTAATTTGTTGTGATTCCTTAGTAAACATCTGGTGCAGGTCATTGGACTTTGTGTCTCTTTGTTTCACAACGATTTTTCTCGTCGAGAAGCAGAAGTTATGTGTGTTTATAGCCTTGTGCATTGCTTTGAAAGTttataggaaaaaaagaaattaatgaaAGAGATGTCGCGTTTTATAATCATACCTGATTGAGAAAATCCAGAGTGCTTGTGCTGCTTATGCTGCCATGAACAAACAAAAATCACAATCAGACCACAATTAACCTACATTGCTTACTCAATTTTTAGTAGATTGGAATAGAAAAAAATGTGAGCAAACATATTGTTTTTTGTATCTACTATTTATTAACCTTCTCTGCCACCAAACTCACTCCAAAATCCTCACCAATAATGTCCTAAAGCAATGCAAGTTTATATTATAAGTTAATTAGATATTATCAAGTAACAAAAAGGGGCTACATTGCGGGAGACACAATGtcctttgaaattttaaaaacctacattttattCCATCAGCATCTgagcaaattaataaaattttgtgctTGATGGTGACAATAACTTACATCTAGACTTCAACATTTCTTCTTAAAATTTGGGACACAATGTTATTCCCAAGGCAACTAATTAATGAGGTGCGCAAAAATTTTTCTGCATACTGCCACAACGGTGATGGTCAATCCAACGCAGCCTAATCTAATAATATTAAAGTACGAAGAATCGAACGCGACTACtcttagtaaaaatatatatatatattatgagataaatatatatatattctaaacttTAGAACACACCACATCTCCTAGTAGCATTACAAGCAATTTTCCTACAATTTATcgaaaaatgtaaaaaatataaaaaataaaagaaatgtaaaggtAATCAACCTCGGCGGAAACAGAAATGGCCTCAGAGAAGAGGAGtatgaggaggaagaagatgaaaacaTGAGTTGGTGGTGATCTCCCCATTGTGTAAGATCTCTTTGTAGAAGCGTTGTTTTCACACTTCACAAGTGATCTTAAGCTATATATGCACTGTTGCAAGTTGGAGAGAGTGGAATTAAAAGCGTCCACCGACGCACTCATTCAATACCTTTTACTGCTTTCGCGTGCGATTGGGCACAGTTGGGAGATTGGGCTCAGATCCAACCACACACTCATTTGTACGGAtgttccccttttttttcccaCTTTTATTTGGTTTCATTCAAAAcggataattacctatatatctttcaaaatttcgaaaatatctcatttattcttatttttttcttcccaaTATATTCTtaatatgttcctccgttattccaaaatatttctacagttaccacccgttaaaGTTAATTTAGGTTAAACGTAAATTAATTATctatcagagttaaaaaaaaaaatcaaaatgctttttttgttcttaacttaagaataaataaaaaatattggtgattataggagggtatatttgaaaagatcaaaattaCAATACTTTTTGTATCCCTAAtttaagacaaataaaaaaaaaaaaatcagtgatagTAGAAGGTAtattaaaaagaacaaaataataatttgatagaaataACAACTATTACTAATAgttcatttataaaatttaattctagaagtatatttgaaataagttagaacgtaaaaaatatatttacaatattaatcttctaaaaaaaataaattagaaagtccgaaatttttcaaaaatatattaacaattgtccatattcaaaaaaaaaaaaaaaaaaaaaactcaataaaTTAATCCACCGTTGTGTTGCCTTTTACCACGGGTTCCATCTTCGTTCGTGCTTATTAATATAGTAGATTGGATTCTAAAGTTAAAGGTAAATAATTTTTCTTGTGTAAATGATTTCACCGTTACATTACCTATGCTTTACGCAATCTTCACCGAGAACTTGTATGCTTATACAAAGTTCTATATAAATGTTCGCTATTATTCCCTCGCTGgaattgttaaatttatttccatATATTTTGTGATTTATGAGCATCTGTCGATGAAATGGAACGTTggtaaataaaaaatcataaaaatatgtttaatttgGTGAGTGTTTTTTAACAATAGAAAACTTTTATGATGTTTTAAATACAAACAGCAAATGCTTTAAACCCTTTAAATCTAGCTTTGAGACTATTAAATAGCTGGCCAtaatattttctctcttttttttctatcaaagtCTAACGGGAACGCTAAGCAGGCCTATTCGAAATTTTGAGGAGAAAGAAATGGctatgataaataaaataagaaggtgaaaaaaaataactagCAGTTTAAACTATGCTTTATACAATAGTATACTAGTTAAATACGCCTACTTTAGCtaaattattgcatgatttgcatccTAATGAATAACTAGTGAAGGAGCCCGCGCTTTGCAGCGGGTAGAAATCGTagtagtaataaataataagaaaatattaaacattcTCTTATGTATCTCACTTGATACATACACGAAAGGTTTCTCATTGTTGGCTGCGGATATAGGCCCGACGATGTCTTCTCCAACGATGGTGATAGTGACCGCGACGATGATCCCTCTGACCACGATGGAGGGGGAAAGTGGGCGCGCATTAATGAGAGGGAGGAAGGGAGCGAGGGAAGGAGACGATAGTATATAACAAAAGATGAGAGATAGAAAATTGATGAATAGATTGGAGATAAAGAATTGAAAGTTCggtggagaaaagaaaaatgaccaTAATGAATAATTGGAGATAGAGATGTTAGAATTGTAGATGATAGTGAGatcatttaaatatactaattaaaaatttggtagTAGGACTGTTTGTATTAATTGAAAATCTAGtggagagaaggaaaaagatcatgataaataattataaatagaaatgaTAGAATTGTAGATGATAGTGAAATTATTTAAatgcattaattgaaagtttggttaGTGGAACCGTTAAaatgtatattaaaaatttgatggagGGAAGAAGAAGGGTGATATGCTAGTGAAGGTAAAAAAGAACTTGCCACGTGGGAACAAGTATTGAAAGTTCATATAGATTAATTAATagattaatagataatagattaaTAGATAATCACAAGGCATGAGAAAAGTATGAGATTCGGAGTAATCACTTGGGGATATGGGTTACAATAGACCAAGCTAAATTTGATTCCCATAcggcaaaaaaaacaaaagaaaaaaaggggggaaaaaaaaaaaaaaattgaaactccATGAAGTTGAATTGTCAACAGCTGCCAAAGTACAATGGACAACCCATCAGCATTGGaatcattaaaaaaaagctTGTAAGAACAATTAAAAGAGTTCAACTTGAAATGGGGTCGCTTGCCTAGAATTAATTAGGGGCAGCAAATTAAGATTGAGCAATGCTTTGTGTACCAAAGGAGGTACACcataataagatttttttttttttttttgagatagatTGATAGCATGCCacatattttatttagaaataaacttagttggcaAGGTGAATCAATtcggattcgaacttggaacctcgaataccaaccaccaagccttttgtcacttgcgctagagacggtcgATTACATCATAATAGGATTTTGACAAGTAAACTTGCTATATATagacccattttttttttcacatacaCAACTCTCTCAATGGACAAAATTGTATAAATATTCATACAAAGTTTGTGTCTACGTGGGTGCCCTTGAAAATCATACTTATTGGCATTC
Protein-coding regions in this window:
- the LOC109718617 gene encoding gibberellin-regulated protein 12, with translation MGRSPPTHVFIFFLLILLFSEAISVSAEHKQHKHSGFSQSECPGACQYRCSKTAYKKPCLFFCQECCFKCKCVPPGTYAHKESCPCYNNWKTKRGGPKCP